The DNA segment ATTGCGGTTTGCCGTCCTCTACGATTACTTTTACAAGATCCCGGAGCCATATGACACTACCGTCTTTGCGTATAAATCGATATTCAAAGTCGTGAGCTTCCATTTTTCCAGTGCGTGCGACACAATATTCTATCGCATTCTGTTTGTCGTCCGGATGCAGATGTTCCGCCCAGAAGCCCGGGGACTTCCATTCTTCTATGGAATACCCGAGCAAATCCACCACTTGCTGACTCACAAACGTGAAATTAAAAGTCGATGCATCGGCTTCCCAGACGATACCGGGAGTTGTATCCACGAGATCCCTAAACTGTTCTTCGCTTGCCTTTGTTCTTCCGAAAGAATCCTGAAGTTGTTCCGCCATATAATTGAATGAAACGGAAAGAGCTCCCAACTCTTCCAGACGACTGCTTGGAACCCTTTGAGTCAGATCTCCTTGAGCCATCGCACTACTCGCGCTCGAAATTCTTCGAATCGGAGCGGTCACAATTCCGGCCAGAAGCGCCGCTATCAAAAGAGACAACGTAAGCGCGATCGCAAATACCATAGCGGACTGACTGCTGCCGGTTCGGACTCCTTCCAAATAATACGCGGCGGGAATCGAAGTAATTACGATCCAATCCATATACGCGTCGTTATCTTGATAGGGAGTCGCCTGTGTGAGCCAGGTTTCCCTGGAAAGCGGTTTTGCAGTTACTATGTCGAATCGAAATTGAATCGCGGATCGCAATAAACGGAAACTTCCCAAATTTTCCTTTAAATTTCTGATCGCATTCTCGGCGATTTGATCCTCCGAGATCCGATCCTTTGCATCTAAAATCGGATACGATCGGAAAGAAGAGGCGATCGGATTTCCATCACGATCGATGATGATTGCGTTACCATGTTCACCGATGCTCATAGAACGAAGTAGAGAATCGATTCCTCTTTTACGGATCGTGTCATTTTGATTTTTTGTTTTCTCGAGATACTGGTCCAACTGTAAGTTGATGTTCTCCGAAATTTCCTGATGAAGTCTGCTCGCCAATTTATCGGCAGCTAACTCCGAACTGTGTAAATTCAGGTAAGCCGTAACACCCACCATCACTAAAACAAGGACGATAAAAGGAGTTACCAAAAACATTCGGATCGGAAGACCCTGAGTCGAATCTTTCGATTCCAAGGATCCTTCCCCCGCTTCCCAACTCAGCTCTTTAAAACTGAGATACAATTCCACCACGTGTCCCGGAATCGCCGCCCAAAACATATTGTATTTTTTAGCAATGGGAAACGCGACGAGCATCGCAAACGGAGCGATCACCCATGTGATCGAGGTCGTAAAAAAAAGCGCGGGTGTTATGTTTCTATATGAAATCGAAGGTGTAAACTGTTTAGAACAGATAAAACCCCAGAGTTGAGGTTCGATCATCATAAAGATCAGAACGAAAAGAAAATACCAAGTCCAGGTTTTGATTTTTCGAAAATCCGGATTTTTTCCGATCAATTGATAAGCGACCCAAAAACATGCAGGATTGATAAAATACCCCAACAGCCAATCGAGTAAAAAATTCGGAGGTACACCCTCGATTAGATCGGAAAGTCCGTATGCAAACGGAACCGCGATCAAAGCCGGATAACCGAAAAGAAGAATACAAAGAAAAACGGAAAGATCCTTGAGAGATTCAAAGGTCTGAGCCCCGGGAACCAAGATGATAAAAGAACCTAAATATCCGGTAATAAAGATGAGAACAAAGGTAAACGGAATGCTTAACAAGGCTTGAGCGTCCCAGGCCTGTCTTTCTTTCCCTAACCCCCAGCGTTTTCCCGTTCTAAAAGTAAAACCGCCGAAAGCGAAAATCATCAAAACAATTCCGATGATATAACCAAAACGTCCCCAAACTTCTAAAAGAGGAAGTGGAATGGATTGAAAGATAAATTCAAGCCATTGGATTACGACGTACATTTTTTTATACCAATGAGAGAGTTTTCAAAAGTCGGAAATATTTCGTTGATCACCAATTTTGCAAACATACAACGGTCCGATTCCAATCGAAAACGTTTTCGAATAAAGCATACTTTAGAATCATCATTATCAAGCGAACCAATCCTTACAGATCTTCAATCAAACTTTCTAATGCAATCTGGCCAATTCTCTAGACTCTTCCAGATCTCCTCGATTGATAGAATCGGCCAACGTCTCTATCCACTCCAACCTTTCCTTGGACCCGTTACCAAAAACGAGAGGGAGATGTTTTTTTTCAAACGATGAAATTTTACCGTCAAAACAACAGGTGACGCTTAGTATCTTTAGACAGAGTTCTCTTTCACGATCATTCAACCCGGATAAAAGTTTTTCAAGAGATTCCCATTCATCCAGACGAAATTGATAGTCTTCGATTTGAAACGCCTTATGAAGTTTGATCAAAATATATTCTAAATTCGGATGAAATCGTTGCGTAAAAACAACCGAATTCCCGACCGCGGTCATACAGGCGATTTTTGCGTTTCGACTTAACAAATCTTTTTGAGAAAGAATTCTTTCGACAAGATCTCCGGATAAGATTCTCGTCAAAAGGCGGGTTCTCAATTCTTTTAGAATAACATAAAGTACGATCGCGTCCCAAATTGCGGTGATCGGAGCCGCCACAAAATCCGCGTAAACACGAAACGAGTTTCTTGCAAAAATCTTTCGAATGATGATCTTCGCCACAAGATTGGATAAAAAGACCTTTGCCTTATAAAGAAGAGTCGTGAGAAAAAGACTTTGTTTGTTTGTGAGTCGATACGGATCGATTCCTAAAAGTTTCAAATCGGGATCCGGAATTTCAAGAGCGAGTCTGGAAAGCAGATTGGTGATACCCGTAATCAAATCGGGATCCTCTTCCAAATCCACACCTGCCAGACGCGTCAATTGATACACCGAAGAAAGACCGATCCGATAAAGAAGATAAAATTCCAAAACGGTTCCGAGCAAAAGGGCGAGTCCTGTCCAAAACCATTTTTCGATAAAAACCGGGGACATCAGCTCGGGCGCTTCCGGAAAAAGTTTTTCGACAAGAATGATTCCAAAGGTTGTCCAAAATCCGGTTTGCAACGCCCAGAAAACGGTCCATCCGATGATTCGTTTAGAGCCGGCGCCAAATTCCTCGCGAGTCCACTTTCCCGGGGATTTTTTGTCCTTTTGTGCGAGCTTTCTTAAAACACGAATCCCCCATCTTTCTAAGATGCCGGGTTTGTATTCTGTGTTTGCGGATCGATTTCCCATCGCCGGGATTGCATTCGAATCTTCGATTTATGTCAAAACATTCTTTCAAATTTTTGTTTCAGATTCGGGGTGGAATGGAACGATCTTTGAGATATAGGGTCGAAACCTAAAAGTAAAACAAGCAATTTCATCCTTGACCTTGGTTCGCTTTTTCATCATTATGAATCTAACGGAAACCTTTATGAAACGCATTCATTTCATTTTACTCTCACTCCTTCTCTCTTTCGGAATTTTAAACTGTAACAGCCAAAGGGATCAAAACAAAATCAAACTATCGGTTATCGGCGGGGAAGAAATCATCGAAATCAACGCCGAAGTGGATCCCGATAAAATTTCCTCTTGCGGAATTGCGGTTCCGGGATCAACCTCTTCTCCCGCAACGGGCGGAAGTACAGGAACTCCAACGGGAGGAGCTAGCACCGGAGGAACCTCCACACGGTATACGATCACAAGCCAGTTGATTATGAAAACCACGGGAGAATCGTTGGTGCTTCGATTCCAATTTGACTCCACCCAATATCAAGGTTCCGTGGATCCGCAACAAGGTTTTAGTTATTCGGGCGGAAGTTTTGGAAGAACCGTCACAGGAAACGTAGGTAAGGTAGAATGGGGTGCATCCGGAATTCCGGTTTATCCAAGCGGCAGCGGCGGAGCTCAACAACAATCACTTCAATATATGGACATTGAATTGTCGCTTACCGGCAAATTGCTTTCCAGTTCGTCCTCCACCGGAATTCTCAACCAGTGTTATACTTCGGATAACGTAAATTGTACCTCGGTTACCACGACTCAACAGTGTTTTACCCAGGACAATAGAACCTGCGTTTCTACGGCTTCCGCGACAGGAACAACGGTTACCATTACGGGAAGCATTTCCTGCAACGCTCCGAACGTAATCCCAAGCGGATCTGCGGCTCAGTAAAAAGAATCACGAATCGAAGGTTTTATAAAATCTTCGATTCGTCAGATTGCGGTTTTTTCAAAGTTAAAGATCGTTTTTATTCAACGCAAAGATCGTCCGCAAAAGGAAACAATCCAATATTTCCAAATGAAGTTTAGAATCTTTCAAGAGAGAACTTCCCTTCGTATCAATGTCCCATTTTTTTGACAAGGGCGACGAGCTGATCTAATGCGATTCCCCAACCTTCGTGAAAACCCATTTCCTCGTGTTTTTTGCGATTTACTTCGTTTCCATGGATGGCAGTTGCCGTGTATTTGGTGCCGGTGCCGTGAGCTTCCAAAGTAATGATCGCAGTAAAAAATCCGAACGCATGTGCCGGATCCGGAGAAGGACGAAAGCCCGGCTGCAACGCATCGGTCCAGGAAAGTTTTTCGTTTGGAATCACTTCGAGAAAACAACCCAGATTCGGAAAATCAACTCCTTCCGGAGACTGCATCGTAGTACGAAACATTCCCCCGGGTCGTAGATCGATTTCACAGTCGATGGTCTTCCACGGCGCAGGGGTAAACCATTTCAAGATATGTTCCGGAGTCGTCCACGCTGCCCAGACCAATTCGCGCGGAACGTCCACGATTCTTTCGAGAACCAAGTCCAATTTAGGATCCAACTCGGGATAAGTATGAGATGCCATCTTTGTTTCTCCTAACGTTGATTTGAAATGCCGTCATACAACGGCGATTTAGGCGAATTCACTCTGGAACTCGACATCCAAAAAATCTCTGGAGAAATCAGTAAAGACTTCTATCGATCGTAATGCAAATCTATTATTCTTCCAATAGTTTTAAAATTTGTTCTTTTAAGAGATTGCGAATTCCTGAATCCGGAAAGCCGTTTAAAAATTTAATCAAACCGTCCGTGATGGTTTTAAATTCCAAATCCATTTGTTCTCGAATTTGATAACGAGAAAGAAGACTGAGGATCACCACACCGTCCCCTTGAGATCTTTCCGTTTTCGCAAATAAAGAATGAATCAATTTTTTATCGTTCTTATCCGCCTTTTCGAGTAAAAGAAGAACGGGATACGTATAAAGACCGTTATAAAAATCCTTTAAAGGAACCTTACCGCTTTTACTCGCAGGAGAAAAATAATCGATCGCATCGTCTTTCTTTTGAAAAAAAGAACCAAGATCGATTCCAAACTGTCCTAGTTTCTTTTTCTCCTTTTCCGAAATTTCGGAAAGAACCCCCGCAGCGGAACTGACCGCTCCGAACAAGGAAGCCGTTTTACCGTAAACAACTCGATTATAGATTTCTAATGTAATTTTAGGATTTTTTTCCCATTCCATCTGAATGAGTTCGGAAACGGAAAGATCCTTGATCACCTGGGTAAAAAGATCCATCAATGCGGGGTATCCGAGACCGTTCAGATGATCGATTCCGCAAGCCAACAGATAATCTCCCGTAAGAATCGCGGTTTTATTTCCGAACTTAGCGCCTACACTTTGTTGCCCTCGTCTGGTTGGAGCCTCGTCCACGACGTCGTCATGAAGCAGGCTCGCGGCGTGAATCAGCTCGGCGATCGCGCCCACATCCAACCAGGATTTACCATCGTAACCCAAAAGCTGGCAAAGACAGTAGTGGAGAATCGGACGAATCCGTTTTCCACCGGAGCGAATCGTGTAGGATTTGATCTCGGCGAGAATTTTCAAATCCTCCCGGATGATTGCATCCAGTTTTTTATCGAACTTCCGAATTAGAGAATCTTTGAGTATAGACGCTTTCACTGCCGTTCCCGTGGGGACAGTATTCAAAATTACGGTATAGGCTCAAGCAGAACTCTCTCCGAGACTCAGGCTTTGAGTTTGTTTTCAAGAATCAAAAGCTGACGAGAAAGAATATCCTCCATATCCCGAAACTGTTCCTTACGATAGATATGAATGAGATTTCGATACATCCTTTTGATGATAGAAAGGGTGCTCGCTCGAGTGAAGTATCTTTCACTCGGAGTAAAACTATTGGCTTCCAAAAATCGAATGCAGGTCGATTTGTCCAGGAGAACCCCGCCGTGAAACGGATCGATAAAGGTCTCGTAGTCCGGAGAATCAAAATGAAGCAAAAAATGAAGAGGCATGTTGACCCCGTATAAGGGAAGCGAAAGTCTTTGTGCTACGAGAAGATAAATTGCGGATAAGGAAATCGGAATTCCCTTTCGAGTCCGAACGATCCGAGTCACAAAAGAATTGTTGGGGTCGTCATATTGATCGTTGTTTCCCTGAAAATTCTCCTCCGAAGAAAGAACTCTCGTGAGAAAATGCACTTTTAGTTCTTCCGAAACGTATTCTTGATTCAAATCGCAAAGCTCTTCGACTCTGAGAGCAAGCTGATCCAAGTAGATTTTAAATTCATGATAGGATGCGTCCGGATCGCCGACGCTGGAAAGAAGAAAGACTGCTTCCTCCAAATCACCATAGTCGTTCACGTGTCCCTTACCCGCGAGAGCCATGTAACGCGAATTAATACGTTCCAAATGCACGATCGAAGAAATAGAACGCGCAAAAACTCTTAAAGTCGGGTCCTTAAATTCCTCAACGGATTCGCTGATTCGAAATTGCCAAGGAACCATGTCCGCAATCTCACGAATGATCTGAACTTTTTCTTCTGAACTCGAAAATTCCAACTGATAGAATTTTTCTTCTAACTTATCGGGGGGAAAGGAAAGAGAATCGAAGTAAGAATCAGATGAAGGCATAAACTATATCATTTTACTAAAAACAAAATGAGTCAATTCAGAATGAAAAACGCTGAAGGAAAAAATAGAATGAGAAATATAGTTTACTATGTCTTACGGTCGCAAAGAGAAAGTGCTATAAATTTGAAAACTGGATTCAGAAAAAAATAGGAAATAAAAACGCTCCCCGTTTGAAATCCAAGGAGCGCACAGATTAAACGAAAAGAGCGGCTAATTCTTCTAAAGCTTTCTTTTCTTCTTCCGGTTTTGGAGGAGTTCCGTGCCATCCCGGATTGTTTTCCATAAAGGAAACACCTTTTCCAAGAACAGTATTAAATAAAATGATTGTAGGAGAGCCTTTGTGAAGTTTTGCTTTTTCAAAAGCGGACAAAATCTGTCCGATATCATGACCATCCGCTTCCAAAACGTTCCAGCCAAAGGAAAGAAATTTCTTGTTGAGGGGCTCAAGATTCATAACGTCTTTGGTAAAACCGTCGATCTGAATCCCATTCTTATCCATAAAAGCGATCAAATTGTCCAATTTGTAATGCACAGCGGATTGAGCCGCTTCCCAGGTCATTCCTTCTCCGCATTCCCCGTCCGATATACAAGTGTAGATCCTATGATTTTGCTTTTTCAATCTGGCACCGAGTGCAAGTCCCACGGAAACAGAAAGTCCCTGTCCAAGCGAGCCGGAAGAGCTTTCGATCCCTTTCATATAACGTGTGGAGGGATGCCCTTGGAGTCTGCTGGAGAGTTTACGAAACGTCAAAAGCTCTTCCACCGGAAAATATCCGGAATGAGCCATCGCGGCGTATCGAATCGCGCAAACATGTCCGTTGGAAAGAATCAAACGATCTCTTTCTTCCCATTCCGGATTGGACGGTTTATGATTTAGAATTTTCTTATATAGAACCGCATAGATATCGGCCAGCCCCAAAGGACCGCCCGGGTGACCTGAATTGGCGGCGGTCACCATCCGGATCACGCTCTTTCTGAGCTCGTTTGCAAAATTCTTGAGTTCTTTGATATCGTCCATATTTTTCCTATGTGAATGAGATGCCGCTTTCCGGCCTCGAGATAGATGAGGTGCCGAAAGAAGGTCAGTTCGTAGAGCGAAACAGAACCAAGCCGGAAAGGAAAATCACAGTGTATAGAGGAAGGAAAATATAGTGTAGTTTTCTGTGGAATTCTTTTTTTCGGGTAATCCCAGACCAGACCATAAGAAGCATTAAAATCAACGCCAATGCGGCAAAGGCTCGGTGTGTATCGATCACCCAGCGATCCGCGGTAGGGAGGATTCCTGCAGATTCCAAACCACCGCCCCAATATTTGACATATAATAAACCGAGAGCAGTGGATAAATTGAAAGCGGCTCCGATTAGATTGAAACTTCTGTGAAGCAGATTCTTTCGAAATCGAAAATAATAACCCGTATAAAAGCAAAGTACGGATAAGGCCATTCCGGTATTGATTAAGGTTAAAATCATTTCATCCTATTCTCGGCAGACTTTGTCCGTTCGAAACTCTTTTTCCGGAAAATGATTTTAGAAAGTATAAAATTCATCAAAAGCAGGTAGTCAGATTTTTTCTTTTTCACTCTCAAAAACCGGGAAAACCTCCGGGCGATTTTTTATTTGACCAAGGAAATCAACGCTGGATACTGGTTTTCATAGTAAAATGCTGCCTTAGCTCAATTGGTAGAGCATCTGATTTGTAATCAGACGGTTGTGGGTTCGATTCCTATAGGCAGCTATTTCTCTTCGGGTAGGTACTCAAGTGGCCAACGAGGGCAGACTGTAAATCTGCTGACTATGTCTTCGAAGGTTCGAATCCTTCCCTGCCCAAAATTTTAATCCTCCCTAGTTTAAAAATAATTAAATCACTAAAAACGAATTTGGAAGGATTCGAATAGAGCAATGCGATCGCGACCCATAGGAAGCGATGCGAGACAGGATGTCGAGCAAGCATTGCGACGAGCCTACGCGAGCGAGGCAGGATTGCCCGAGCGAAGGGGAGGCGAATCCTTCCCTGCCCAAAATTTTAATCCTCCCTAGTTTAAAAATAATTAAATCACTAAAAACGAATTTGGAAGGATTCGAATAGAGCAATGCGATCGCGACCCATAGGAAGCGATGCGAGACAGGATGTCGAGCAAGCATTGCGACGAGCCTACGCGAGCGAGGCAGGATTGCCCGAGCGAAGGGGAGGCGAATCCTTCCCTGCCCAAAATTTTAATCCTCCCTAGTTTAAAAAAAAATAGAACCGATTCACTTTCAGAAACCGATTCTATTTTTGTTTTGAGGCTGTAGATTGTTGCGCATTTTTTATGAGAGACCCCATTGGGGTTTCAGACAAATCAAACACGCGAAATCAATCCAATGAGGTCTATTTTTTCTTTGTTGATTTTGTTGCAGGAGCTGCTACTTCGCGAACGGGAGTTCCTTCCACTTTGATACAACCGCCAAAAGGTCCCCATTGATACGATTGTGCGATTACTTCCACATCTTTCAAACCGGTCGCAGTAGGGGATGCATTGGATAACGCTTTTCTCGACGCTTCTGCGATACTATTGGAATACCATCTGGATCCAAGAAAACCGCAATCTCTTCCGCTCACACGCTCTCCGACAACTTCGAGATTGGCAGGGACTTCTACGGAATATCGTTTAAACTGTCCCCAGCTGTAAGAACAGTTCGCTAGTAATAAAACTGAAAAAAGACCGATTACAATATTACGAATTTTCATCTTATTTTAAACTCCGAGCTTGAGCGCAATTCCCACCGGTCATTTGCAGACCTACGTTGGAAAGATCGGATTTTCCTTTGTTAATGAGATCCTTATTCAGATCGTTCAGAATATTAGTAACGATTGTAGCACATTCTTGACCGATTACTTCTTCTGAAAGTTGGCGATCATCAATGGCCGAAGGAACTATATAACCGACTTTGCCGATGGTAAAACAACCAGAGGCAAGAATCAAAATGGAGAGTGAAAAGAAAATTTTCTTCATTTATAAACTCTTAAACTTAATTTTAAGAACGAGAAAAAAACCTAATAAACGGTCAAACAACACGGGCCTATTTGGTATTTCTCTACGAACTCGATCCACTCCGTAACGCCTAAAATTCAAAGCAACATATTTTCGTTAAAAGATTCGACCTTCTGAAAGATTTATCTAAAAAAAGAACAAAATCAATAATGATTGCAACTTTATCGGATAAGAAGGGATATTCGAGTCATCAATGTGGATTCCCGGTTCTTACAAGGAAAAAAAGATAGCGGGCAATTTTTCAATTTCCATCCGCGACATTGGTTTGGACCGTTTTCAAATCAATGGAATAAAATTTATATTTTCCGTCCGAGGAAAACCCTTCCGTAAAAAATCGGTTTAGGGATTTACGAAAAATCAGACTGGAGACTTGTAGAGATTCCTCGATTCCGTCTTGATTGAAAGTGATTTTGATCGGAATTGCATTGTAAGCCGAACTGGAAAATAGAAAAGTCCATTCGTCCTGATCGGAAGCAAACAACGCACTCCCTAAAATCTGCTCCGAGGATATACCGGTGTATGGAACACAGTTTTGAGGTTGTATTAAACTTTTCTTAAATAAAACGGAACGCCCCTGTTTACAAAGAAAAGCAGGTGGAGATGAAACCGCCAGAACGCCTTCTTTTTTTCTATAATCCCAAAACGGGGTCGGGTTTTTGTCGCCGGAAAATAACCTTTCATCAAGCAGTTTTGCATAACGCGAAGAAGAGTCCGAAGATTCTTCCGGTTCGGATTCGTCCGATTTGTTCGAGGAACTTTTACCCAGAAGATATTCATACACCGGATCCGAAGTGTCCGTGTTTAGAATTTTCACAGCCTTTAAAAACTTTTCACCCGGATGTTTGTCTTCAAAATTCTTAAAACAAAGTCTGTATAAAAGTTCCTCGGATTCGTCTCCCGGAGAAAATGATTTTGTCAAATAAGAACAAGCTTCCTGTTTTCTTCCGCTTACAAGAAGGGTTTTTGCGGTCTCGATCGTTCCTCTTTCCTTATTTCCGTAAAAACTGCTCATCCAAAAATATCTGGCGGCAGAATCCTGCTTGCCGAGATTTCTGAGAAACTTTCCATAGAGATACAATAGATCTGATTTTCCGTCTTCGCTTAACGATTTTAATTTTCCGCCTGAATAGATTCTTTTGTAAGCGCTTCCTCTTCCGGAATGAAGTGTAAAACTGATTCTGAGAGCGAGAGAGATTTCCGACGTTAAGATATTTCTCATCTCTCCGAAGCTGTGAATTTTTTCCCAACCGTCATAATCGCCGCTTTTAATTTTTACCGCATAACAAGCCTTATAGAGCAAAATATTTTCCTTCTTGGAAAGAATCTTAAACAACAAAGGCATTTCCGGAATCGGCGATACGGGGGAGGATTCTGTTTCTTCTACGACGGAGCCTGTTTCGGTTTTAATAGGGGGATCGTAAAAATAAGGTTCCGGATCCGGGATCGGCTTGCTACAACCTCCGATGACGGACACAAGGGCGGAAGGGCTTACGTTCAACCCGCTCGCTAATTCCGAAACGATGATCGGATAATGTCCCTTTTTATCCGTGATCTTACCCGAACGACTCATGATCAGAATCGCTGGAATATACTTTCGATATTTCTCATATAGAAAAAAAAGTCTGGAGGCAGCGGTTTTGCGTATATCCGACTTTTGCGATGTCCGGAGAAGCTCTTCATACAAAGGAATGGAAAAAAGAGGGTCATCCTTTTCCATTTCATACGCATCCTCATAGGAAGTCGCCTGAAGACTCAAAATAACGCTTAAGAATATCGTGATAAAATAAAACGGTTTAAAAGACATTTCTGAGAACTTCCCGTTTGGCATCGGATCCGTGATTGAGAGGACAAACTTCGGAGGGAACGGTTCCATTTTTAAAAAGTTCCTTTCGAGAATGTTTACAGGAAGAACCCGGAAGTTTACCGGATTCCTCACACACCGTCGTCGTGATCGCACGTTCGGAAATCGGGTATCTTCGTTTTGCTTCCTCGGAATCCTCAGCGGACTCAAAAACTTTCGCGACAGCTCCCCAAAGCGGAGCGGCCACAGTTCCGCCTAACGCAGAAGATCCCAAACCATAACTTGGATCGTCGTATCCAAGCCAAATCGCCATCGACAATCCCGGTTTGACTCCGACAAACCAATTGTCCCGATTGTCGTTTGTTGTCCCGGTTTTACCCGCGACCTCTCCCTTATAACCGGTGTTTCTCACACCCGCAGAGTTAGCACTTCCATGAAGCAGATCGATCATAATCTCTGCGGTTTGAGAGGATAAAACCTTTCTTGCAAGCGGAACTTTCAGACCGAATTCATCCGTATTCTTTCGTTCATAAATAATTTTTCCGCCGCGATCGGTGATCTTTTGAATCAGATAAGGACGTTTGATCTCTCCGTCGTTTGCAAACGCAGAATAGGCGATCGCCATTTCCAGAGGAGAGATTTCGAGAGATCCGAGAGCTAAAGAAAGATCCGCTCTAAATCTGGACTGAAGCACCTTTGAATCCGGAAAAAAAAACTTTTGAAAGAACTCCTGGATTTTTGAAATTCCTAATTTTTCGGCGATCTGAACCGCCGCGGTGTTTTTGGACTTAGCCAATGCTTGCCTAACGCTGATATCACCGTCGTATTGATTTCCGATATTTTCAGGCATCCAGTTCCCAGTCGTATTTCTGTAAATCAAGGGCGCATCCAAAATTCTCGAAGAAGCGTTGATCAATCCGTTTTCAATCGCAGCGGAATAAAGAATGGGTTTGATGGAAGAGCCCGTCTGACGTTTCATTCCCGTTGTTCTGTCCAATTGATTGTCCGCTTTGAACTCCGATCCGCCGTGCATGAGAAGAATTTCGCCGGTGGAAGGATCAACCGCGACTAACGCAGCTTGTAACCCGGCCTCGTTCGCACCGGTAAAAGAATCGATATCCATAAAAAGTTCAAGAGCCGGGGACAAATCCTGCACGTATTTTCGAAAAACCGCGGTCTCACTGGAATTTTTATTGTCAGTGAGTTTTGTTTTTCGAACCAATCCGTTTTTTTGCACATTATCCACGTAGGACTTTACGATTTTTTGAAGTTCGGCCTGAACCGGTTCGGCGATTGTTGTATAAATCGAAAAACCGCCGGTTTCATAAATGTTCGAATCCGGATATAAAGAATTCAAAAATTTACGAACGTGTTCGGTCACATAAGGGGAATGGTCTCTTCGATTCCCAAAAACGGTCTCTCCCGGAGAACGCATATGAAAGGTCAAATAGATTTCGTCTAACTTTGATTTTGGATTCTCCTTTAAGATTTCGTCTTTTCGAAACGAATGAATGATGGCGTTGACTCTTTGTCTGGATAGATCCGGATTTTTTAGAGGAGAAAAACGGTTGGGAGCCGATGCCAAAGAAGCGAGCACGATCATCTCTTCCTGTGTGAGTTCTGG comes from the Leptospira sp. WS92.C1 genome and includes:
- a CDS encoding PAS domain S-box protein; translated protein: MYVVIQWLEFIFQSIPLPLLEVWGRFGYIIGIVLMIFAFGGFTFRTGKRWGLGKERQAWDAQALLSIPFTFVLIFITGYLGSFIILVPGAQTFESLKDLSVFLCILLFGYPALIAVPFAYGLSDLIEGVPPNFLLDWLLGYFINPACFWVAYQLIGKNPDFRKIKTWTWYFLFVLIFMMIEPQLWGFICSKQFTPSISYRNITPALFFTTSITWVIAPFAMLVAFPIAKKYNMFWAAIPGHVVELYLSFKELSWEAGEGSLESKDSTQGLPIRMFLVTPFIVLVLVMVGVTAYLNLHSSELAADKLASRLHQEISENINLQLDQYLEKTKNQNDTIRKRGIDSLLRSMSIGEHGNAIIIDRDGNPIASSFRSYPILDAKDRISEDQIAENAIRNLKENLGSFRLLRSAIQFRFDIVTAKPLSRETWLTQATPYQDNDAYMDWIVITSIPAAYYLEGVRTGSSQSAMVFAIALTLSLLIAALLAGIVTAPIRRISSASSAMAQGDLTQRVPSSRLEELGALSVSFNYMAEQLQDSFGRTKASEEQFRDLVDTTPGIVWEADASTFNFTFVSQQVVDLLGYSIEEWKSPGFWAEHLHPDDKQNAIEYCVARTGKMEAHDFEYRFIRKDGSVIWLRDLVKVIVEDGKPQWLRGVMVDISERKRMEEKLLERNQFIESILDITPDILYIYDLEEKKNVYSNNGIGIVLGYTIEEIQNLGSRLIQTLMHTEDFQEYLSTVLPRYAKASDRDVMEHQYRMKHKEGDWRWLVSRELVYQRNVQGAPKQIFGIIHDITKNKQAEEMILDLNANLEKKIDIRTEELRKSNSDLQEAVYNLEKIMKELKGAQNQLLLSEKLAALGQLAAGMTHELNTPLGAIVSSNRAILEILQKEIKEISKILADLNQDDSENFAILLEESLKDASQSEIIPNRGLKKELIQLFMDAKFKDYDSLTNAVLDAGVYRLGNRLLGLLKTEKRLDILTAISSFSTIVRLSNVISIASGKASHVVDALKNYLNPGVTEFEDEILPVNIKSEIETILTLYHAKIKYGVEIIQNYQTDELCLGNENKLNQVWINLLNNGLQSMDYQGRIEIGIEKQDSWIITSFTDSGSGIPESVRDKIFEPFFTTKKQGEGIGLGLDICKKIIEKMGGRIEFESVPGRTKFSVWLRSAG
- a CDS encoding transglutaminase-like domain-containing protein, whose protein sequence is MPSSDSYFDSLSFPPDKLEEKFYQLEFSSSEEKVQIIREIADMVPWQFRISESVEEFKDPTLRVFARSISSIVHLERINSRYMALAGKGHVNDYGDLEEAVFLLSSVGDPDASYHEFKIYLDQLALRVEELCDLNQEYVSEELKVHFLTRVLSSEENFQGNNDQYDDPNNSFVTRIVRTRKGIPISLSAIYLLVAQRLSLPLYGVNMPLHFLLHFDSPDYETFIDPFHGGVLLDKSTCIRFLEANSFTPSERYFTRASTLSIIKRMYRNLIHIYRKEQFRDMEDILSRQLLILENKLKA
- a CDS encoding transketolase — encoded protein: MDDIKELKNFANELRKSVIRMVTAANSGHPGGPLGLADIYAVLYKKILNHKPSNPEWEERDRLILSNGHVCAIRYAAMAHSGYFPVEELLTFRKLSSRLQGHPSTRYMKGIESSSGSLGQGLSVSVGLALGARLKKQNHRIYTCISDGECGEGMTWEAAQSAVHYKLDNLIAFMDKNGIQIDGFTKDVMNLEPLNKKFLSFGWNVLEADGHDIGQILSAFEKAKLHKGSPTIILFNTVLGKGVSFMENNPGWHGTPPKPEEEKKALEELAALFV
- a CDS encoding SRPBCC family protein, with the protein product MASHTYPELDPKLDLVLERIVDVPRELVWAAWTTPEHILKWFTPAPWKTIDCEIDLRPGGMFRTTMQSPEGVDFPNLGCFLEVIPNEKLSWTDALQPGFRPSPDPAHAFGFFTAIITLEAHGTGTKYTATAIHGNEVNRKKHEEMGFHEGWGIALDQLVALVKKMGH
- a CDS encoding polyprenyl synthetase family protein, giving the protein MKASILKDSLIRKFDKKLDAIIREDLKILAEIKSYTIRSGGKRIRPILHYCLCQLLGYDGKSWLDVGAIAELIHAASLLHDDVVDEAPTRRGQQSVGAKFGNKTAILTGDYLLACGIDHLNGLGYPALMDLFTQVIKDLSVSELIQMEWEKNPKITLEIYNRVVYGKTASLFGAVSSAAGVLSEISEKEKKKLGQFGIDLGSFFQKKDDAIDYFSPASKSGKVPLKDFYNGLYTYPVLLLLEKADKNDKKLIHSLFAKTERSQGDGVVILSLLSRYQIREQMDLEFKTITDGLIKFLNGFPDSGIRNLLKEQILKLLEE